The Nycticebus coucang isolate mNycCou1 chromosome 17, mNycCou1.pri, whole genome shotgun sequence nucleotide sequence tgagaccaagagttggagtttgctgtgagctatgatgccatagcactctagtcagggcaacagcttgagactctgtctcaaaaaaaacaacaacacaaaaacacaaacttagggcgcccatagctcagtggttagggcaccagccacatgctccggggctggtgggtttgaacctggccccaggcctgctaaacaaacaaacaaacaaatagccgggaattgtggcaggcacctctagtcccagctacttgggaggctgaggcaagagaatcgcttgagcccaggagtttgaggttgctgtgagccatgatgccacaacactctaccgagggtgacaaagtgaaactctgtctcaattgaaaaaaaaaaaaaacttagagggatcacacagtggctcatgactaaaatcctatcactctgggaggccaaagcaggaggatcacttgaagtcaagagttcaaagcctgagtgagactccatctctactgaaaaataaaaaaattagttgggtgtggtggcatgtgcctgttgtcctagctacttctgaagttgaagcaggaggattgcttgagctcaggagtttgtggtgctgtgaagtaggctgaagccatggtactctagtcttggagacagagtaagattttttctggaaaaacaaaaacaacttaacTCAGAGAAGAATGGGAAGAcaaccaaatgtccatcaatgtaGAACTGGTGCTTAAATAAACTATGCATGTATGAATATGCATTCTTACAAGTCTATGTCATGCAGctgataaaaataatgatatagctcaattctttttttttttttttttttttgtagagacagagtctcactttatggccctcagtagagtgccgtggcctcacacagctcacagcaacctccaactcctgggcttaagcgattctcttgcctcagcctcccgagcagctgggactacaggcgcccaccacaatgcccggctatttttttttttttggttgtagtttggccggggccgggtttgaacccgccaccctcggtatatggggccggcgccctaccgactgagccacaggcgctgcccagatatAGCTCAATTCTATATGGATGCTAAAAGATATCTGTGATTTTCACTTTGACACACAGTGTGTGACCCCACTTATGTAAAATTATACATATCCATAGATTCTCAAGGTCCCAGATGTGCAGGGAGCAGTTAGGAAGTTTAAGAGtgggatttaaaaaattttgctttcttctttagaATTACCTATAGTTTGTTCAAATTCTCTATAAAAACCACATTGTATAATTATTAacttttttgagttcttactGTGTCAGGCACAATGCTTTTACATGGATTACCTCATTCTTTATGAGGTGGGTTCCATGCTTTTCCATGTTACAGACATGGAtagtgaggcccagagaagttaagcccaaggtcacatagcctgTGACTGACAAAGACAAGTGTTGTTGGacgattaaatgaattaatgcacGTACATGCACACAGTGCACCATAgtacttggcacacagtagaGGCTCAATAAATGAGGGTTATTATCATAATTATTCTATAGCACTTATCATACTACATTTGCTCTTATTCACCATCTTGTTTAACTGCTCTGATgcataaaagatatgaaaataagatcttaagggcggcgcctgtggctcaaggagtagggcgctggccccatatatcagaggtggcaggttcaaaccccacaccggccaaaaaaaactgcaaaaaaagaaaagaaaagaagatcttagttttggctgggtgcccatagctcagtggttagggtgctggcctcatgcaccggggctggtgggtttgaacccagcccagacctactGAAACAAACAACataatagctgggcactgtggcaggttcctgtagtcccagctactagggagactgaggcaagacaattgcttgagcccaagtgtttgaggttgctgtgagctgtgatgccacagcgctctaccaacagcaacaaagtgagactctgtctcaataaaaaagaataaaaaaaagatctGAGTCTTATTACCTTGGAATCTTTTGCACTCAGCACAGGGTATTGCAGAGCCAAAACTCATTAGGTGCTTGTTGAAAGAGTGAGTGAATAAATTAATAGACAAATATCCATAGCTCTGTAAATGTATTCTTCCAACTACTTTGCATGGGTGGGTGTTTCCTCATCTCAATAGGATTACAAATTACCTGAAATCAAAGACCAATCTCTGCTTCCCTCTGGCCCCCATTATGATCTAGAGCAGGTGCTGAATAAATGCTATGGTTGACTAACGGCCCCCACCTCAGCTGCTATGGCAGAACCCAGGCAGTATCCCAGAAATAGCTGGAGCTGGGACAGATCTCAGGTCCACAGCCTCACATAAgctattttttcttccaattcCACGTCTAGAATACAGAGGGGCTGTGAGACTTGCCTGAAGTTATACAGGTAGTGGTGGTAGGGTTGCTGTGTCTCTTTATCACCTGGCCTGGGCTCTTCTATCTGTAACACCTCTTAATTCTGAATAAATTCACAATTTGAGAAAATGGGAAAGGAGTGAGGTCTTAAGTCAAAGTGTTTAATCATGATCCAAGAGGCCAGGGGACTTGGGATAGTAGTAGGAATAAAGCAAAGTCCATGGTTCAGCTCTTGGTGGCCAAATGTTCTGCAGGATCTGGGGCAGAGCAGTGCAGGcagcagaggaggagagaaggggacaggagTGTTGCTCTAGCCTTCCTAATAGTGGGCAGTGTCTTTCTAGGCTGCCTCAGGACACCCAGCCCTGCCTACCTGGAAAATACAAGGGAATAACTGATTTGTTAGGCTCTGGGTTATCCTAGTAGTTGGGAGGAAAGGATCAGGAGAGAGCTTGGTAGAGCTGGTCACCACCAGAAGATATGACTAAATTGTGGTCACCAAGTCCTAGGGAGGGACAGCACGAATCAGAAGTGGAGGTATGGGTAGAGGGAACAAGAACCCAGCCAGTAAGAATCTGGAGGTAATAACCCCTACTGTGGCCTCATCTAGGGCTAACTGGATGGACATGCGGGGTGGTGTCAGGGTTGCCACATTTATGCCCCACATGTCCTTTCTGATGCTGTCCTATCCCCAACACTCACAGGCGGCAAGTCTGGCTGGGTATGGGGGAGGGGAATAGGGCCACCAGGGAAGTTGTCTACCAGAAGCTCAGGAGCAGAATCAAGGTAAGTATGCAGGAGAAAAGAGAGGGCAGCCAGGGTAGTGGCCTCAGAGCAGGATTTCTGTTCTGTGGAAGAAATGGAAGAGTCAGTTCAGAGGACCATCTTCACCTTCTTCATTACCCCAACCTCAGTCAAGACTGCCCCCTTCTCCTGAGGTGACCATTGAAGGTCTATGACTTTCATGATAACAGGGAGGGTAACTCCCTACCTAAGCCCCTTTTCTGCCTGGTTTAGGTTTTCCCCAACTGGTCCAGTAAAGGAATGAGGGGTATAAAAGAGGAGCTCCCACCTGGTGTTCCATCACAGCAAAGGTAGAGTCTGCCCAATCCCGGGAGAAGAGTTGGCTGTGAAAACGCATCTTGGCTGCAATGGCCTCCActgaggagaagagaaaaggcaTGTTGGAAGGGCATGGTGGCAGGAGATTTCTCAGGTTCCCAATAAAGGGAAGGGAATGTCAAGGTCCCTGAGATATAGGGGAACAAATGGGTAGGAGGTGGAAATGGGATATTGTCTCATTCTGCTTGCTTGTTCCTTGATCTGGAGAGGTCCACACAGGTTGAACAGGCAGTGAAGGGGGTCTctcagggaaaaggaagaaaggcccAGCTGGGGGGGTGGAAGCCTATGCTGAGAAGAGAGCTGCTCTATCTGAAGGAGGTGGACAGAATAGGTCTGGGCCACACAATTGACCTTTTCCTTCCCCCTGGATCTAGATGACCCGGACACAGGTGCTGGGAGCAAGTGGAGCACACTCACTGAGGCAGGGGTTTCGGGAGAAGAACCCTTCCAGCTGTTCACACTCTTCCTGCAGATTGCCACTGCCTCGACAGGTGCAGCTTAAGGCAACACTGGTGTTGACGTTGCTGACAAAGTTGGGGGTCATGACAGTTCCTGTGGGGTGAAGAGGGGAAGGGATTCTCAGGACCTAGGATAACCCATCCTTCCCCACCCATCTCAGAACCACACCATCTGGGTTCAGTCTCTAGAGCATTCTTCCCCTCAGGTCTGACCAACCTGTGGCTCCTACACACACCCTGAGCCTCACCAATCAGCCCCAGGTATGCTCGTAAACATCTGGACTGCTCTGTTGCACAAGTCCCTAGGATGTCCATGGGATGGCAATGGGTCTGGAAATCCACCAGGCGTGACCTGGAAGAAGGGAAATTTCAAGAGTTTTCATTTGGGCACACTGCAGTTTTTACTCTTGCTGCCCCTTTAGCTTGGCATGCCCATTGTCATGACAAATCCTGCTGGGTCTTCAGAGCTGGCCCAGGGTCTTCTCCTCAGTGAAGCCTCCCCATTACAATTAAATGCACCATCACAGGCCCCACAGCATATCAACCTGAATTTGGGCTCCACCATCTTTAGTTATGAGAGCTCAGGCAGCTTTTTAACCTAGTTCCTAAACTGTAAAACAGATGATAGCAGCACTACCTCATGGATTTTTGTtaagatgaaataagaaaatgctggctcagcacctgtagctcagtgagtagggtgcaggccacatacaaccaaggtggcgggtttgaacccagcttgggcgtgctaaataataatgacaactgcaaccaaaaaatagccaggtgttgtggtgggtgcctgtagtcccagctactcaggaggctgaggtaagagaatcacttaaacccaagagttttgagattgccgtgagctgtgatgctacagcactctaccaagggcaacatagtgtgattctgtctcaaaaaaaaaaagtcccagctactgtggaggctgaggtaggaggatcacctgagcctaggcaagactttgtttctaaaatagtaaaaaaaaaagagagaatacatGCATAGCATTTAGCATAGGGCTGATACAtattaagtatttaataaatgttggatattgttattattaacacTTATCCTACAATAGCTAAAGCTAGTTTTCTTTGGGTGATATAAGTATTTCAGCAGTTTTCATTACATTTTGCCTTATGTGAGGTTTACTTCTCTGTTACTCCCACTCAACTGTGAACTCATTGAAGGCAAGGACAATATCTTCATCACCTAGCCCTGGATCTATTATGTAATAGTAATAACTACTAGCACAATAATAGGTGATAGAGCAGAATGGTAAGCTGGCCacagtgtaatcctagcatttttatttttttatttttatttttttttatagagacagagtctcactttatggccctcggtagagtgccatggcctcacacagctcacagcaacctccaactcctgggctcgagcgattctcttgcctcagcctcccgagtagctgggactacaggcgcccgccacaacgcccggctattttttggttgcagtttggccagggcggggtctgaacccgccaccctgggtatatggggccggctccctaccgactgagccacaggcgccgcccagcacttttattttttttgacacagagccttactctgtcaccctgagtagagtgctgtggtgtcatagcttacagcaacctcaaactcttgcgctcaagcgatcctcttgcctcagcctcccaggtagttgggattacaggcacaccttataacacccagctagtttttctattttaagtagaggcagggtctcactcttgctcaggttggtcttgcaagcctgagctcaggcgatccagtCTCCcgaagtggtaggattacaggcatgagccactgtgcccagccaatcctagcactttgtttgtttttttgagatagagtcttactttgtcatgcttggtagagtgccatggcatcatagctcatagcaacctcaaactcttgggctcgagcaattctcttgcctcaactacccaagtagctgggactacaggtgcctgccacaatgcccagctttttttttttttttttggagtttttagccagggcagggtttgaacccaccacctccggtatgtggggacagcgccctactcctttgagccacaggtgccacccaatgcccagctagttttagagaggggtctcactcttgctcaggctgatctcgaactcctgagctcaggcaatccactcaccttggtctTGCAgagaatcctagcacttttttttttttttgagacagagtcttaagctgtcaccctgggtagagtgctatggcatcatagctcacagcaacctccagctcttgggctcaagtggtcctcttgcttcagttttttgtattttttagtagagatgggggtctcacttttgctcaggctggtctcaaacttatgagctcagacaatccacccgctttggcctcccagagtgctaggattacaggcatgagccaccaggcctggccagaatcctagcactttgtaaGGCCAAAATAGGGgggatgacttgaggccaggagtttgagaccagcctgggcaacacagggagacctcatttctaacagaataaagaaattagccagttgtggtggcacatgatgtagtcccagctacttgggaaggtgaagTAACAGGAttgcttgcgcccaggagttcaaggctacagtgagctatgatgtgtcactgtattctagcccaggcaacagaatgagactctttttacacatacaaaaaagagaaaaaagtaaaaaagaatacaGATTCTAGGCCAGACCCTCTGCATTCCAAATCTAACCTAATAAACCTGACTTACTAGTTTGTTGCTTACTTTCTGGTatggtttcttcatttgtaaactgAAGATTGcgctagcactctgagaggctgaggtaggtagattccttgagctcaggagtacaagaccagcttgagtaagagcgagacccccatatcttctaaaaataggaaaataagccacacgtcatggtgggcacctgtattctcagctactcaggaggctgaggctggaggatcccttgagcccaggagtttgaggttgttatgatgtaggctgaggccatggcactctagccagaggaacagagtaagactatgtctcaaaaaataaaaatataaaaataaaatacaatgataaattttaagaaaataaaaaatgcaaattgaagttgataaaatattaatagcatCTATCTTCCAGGGTTTTTATGAGGTTTACATGAGCTAATACATGTTTAGTACTTAAAACAGTATCCAGCCCGTAGTAATTACTCAGTACATGTTAGTATTATGATTATTGAGAACCCTGACTATGTGAtggtttacagatgagaaaagtggtAGTCAGacaggttaagtaatttgtccaaggttacaaagaattaagtAGTAAAGCCAAGTTGAAACCAAGGTTACTGTCAACAAATGTCACTTAATGGACCATAACTTCAACTTGGCAAATGTTTTGtcctgagaaaacagaaaaagctagATCAGAATTTCAGATTTCTTGGAGAATATGCATCAAATACCTTACAAATCCTCatgtctgggcggcacctgtggctcagtgagtagggcgccggccccatataccgagggtggcgggttcaaacccggccctggctaaactgcaacaaaaaaatagccaggggatgggtggcacctgtggctcaacggagtaaggtgccagccccatatgctggaggtggtgggttcaaacccaggcccagccaaaaactgcaaaaaaaaaaaaaatagccaggggttgtggtgggtgcgtgtagtcccagctactcgggagactgaggcaggaaaatcacccaggaccaggagtttgaggttgctgtgagctgtgatgttacggcactttaccaagggcgataacatgagactctgtctctacaaaaaaaaaaaaaaacaaaaaacaaatcctCGTGTCCTTTGATCTGGTAAAGGCACTAGAAGCGACACAACCTAAGTGATAATTACATTTGTGCATAAAGATGAAAGAGcatgagggaaatttattgtatcattatttatagcaataaaaaaaaactaaatatccAACAATAGAGAAATGGTTAAAGTGTGGGGCatctatataatgaaataatacaatgcaagacatttaaaaatcaagttcTAAAGGAcagtgaatgaaaaaataagcacTACCAATttgtgaagcacttactctgccCCAGTAAACTAAGCACTCTACGTAAATCACGTCATTTAATTCTCACCAGAATCCCATGAGGTCTGCATTATTTCCGTTTTTACAGAGGACTAAACAGAACCTTAGGGTAAGCGATGGAATTTTAGGTCAAGTGTTGTGCTCAAGATTATAGGGACCCTGGAGTTAAAGTCACATCTGTCTGACTTCATAGCTTGTCTTAGCACTACTCCATCTTTCCTCTACAGAAAAATGCCCATGAGATATGTACCAtaagtgaaaaaaagcaagaCACAGATATATTCCCATAATGCCCacttttattgtaaaaaaaaaaaaaaaaactggaaggaCACGTTCCCAAAGTATGGTAGATTATCTTTAGGTGATGGAATTTtgagggttttgttgttgttgttgttttacttatgagagagagtctcattttgtcgcccttggtagagtgctgtgaagtcacagctcacagcaacctccagctcttgggcttaggcgattctcttgcttcagcctcctgagtagctgagactacaggcgcccaccaacgcccggctattttgttgttgttgttgcagtttggctgggactgggttcgaacctgtcatcCTCAgtacatgggaccggcgccttactcactgagacacaggcgccgcccaagaatttttagttatttttaaaatacattttgtgtgcatatttatttattatttttattttgagacagtttcactctgttgcccaggtgcgatgctcctaaatagctgggactacaggtgcctgccaccattcagggctaatttttattattattatttatttatttttttttgtagaggcagagtctcactttaccgccctcggtagagtgccgtggcctcacacagctcacagcaacctccagctcctgggcttaagcgattctcttgcctcagccttccgagcagctgggactacaggcgcccgccacaacgcccggctatttttttgttgcagttcaatcggggccgggtttgaacacgccaccctcggtatatggggccggcgccctactcacccagccacaggcgccgcccgtgggctaatttttctatttttcagtagagacatggTCCCTCTTTTTCTCAGActggtccccaactcctgagctcaaggaatccacctcccagagttctaggattacaggcgtgagccactgcgcccagcccattTTGTCTATTTCCCgcggtttttattttttgagaaaagtttCGTGAAATATTCAAGGTGACTATTTGATGAAGCAGCCTGTGGGCCCACAGTTCCCTGGGGGTTCTGACCCAGCCCGGCACAGAAAGGCAGTCAGGAAGGAGTGGCGTTGTGTCACGCCCCTGCCCACCCTGCTATCCGCCCCCCGCCCCGCCTCCCGCGCACCTGCACAGCGGGTCCGAGAGGCAGAGGCTCCGTAGCTCCAGGCAGCTAGGGGCCACCGACGGCAGCGCACAGCTGGGGGCGATGGTGTTTTTCCGGCGCTCCCCACAACCACGGTCTGTGGGCGCGCACGGGCAGAGCAGCATTCCCTGCGCGTGGGGCTCTGCCGCCTTCTCGAAGAAGGTGAGCAGCTGCCTAAGGCAGGCTTGGCGCTGGCAGCGGGCCCCAGAGCACGCCTCCCCGTAAGCTTTGCGCAGCCGCTCACACTTTTCATTAAGAGTACACAGAGTAGTGAACTTGAGGCAGAGGTCTGAGTCTGGAGGGAAAAGGGCACCAAGTCACTAGGTTGCCTCCTCCACACGCTTGCAGCCCAGGATCCCTAGGAACCTCGAAAACACCTGATTTGACAAGGgataggagaaaaaggaggactGTTCTGAATATAACCACTCCTAATCCAAGGCTTTCCCTCTACTCACAACCTGGTATTCCGAAGCTTTCTCCATCCCACTGCTCATCTTCACTAAATACATCATCTGAATACATCTAACAGCCATTTATCTGGAACTCGAGTGGCCAGGGAACTCAGATAACCACAACCTCAATGCTATGCAGTGAAGTCTGATAGTGGAAATCATGACCTAGAGGCCCTGCAACATTCTAAAGCACTTTCTAAATGTCCAAAAGAGATATAACCAAATTCTATTCAGGCTTCtagtgtggctggcacctgtgtaTTCTGTTCAGTTTTAATGTCACCTACCCTTCTTTCATTTACTGATTCATGCACACTCTGTTCTTCATATTTTGAGTTTCAGGAAATTATGGGATTATTTCTATTAACAGAATATTCCAGCAGCCAGGAAATCAACTGGAACAGGTGATTCACTGATTCCTTATAACTAAGAGTTTGTTGTATAAATCTCAaacttattttctcaaaatactaactctaatatatagaaataacaGCAAAGCTCATATCTTTCTCAAaagagtgcatgtgtgtgcagtCTCAATTAAGTCAAGCCTCACTTTCCTGAAAAACATGCATCACAGTCCTTGCCAGACAGATGGCTCCCCACCCTGAGTCACCCCTGTGTGGAGTCACATTCTCTCTCACTATTTTTCCTACCCAATACCTCGTCCATCCCATTAGAATGGTTGAAAACAAGCAATTTCCGAGTCTTTAGGGACAAAAAAGCTACTTTCCTAGCTGCCTTGAATGCGGGTAAATACTCCATttcagtacattttttttctgagactgcTGCCACTCCCACCATACCCTGTGTAGAGACCTGCCTTTTTAAAGCACGGAGCCCTAATGGTCTCTCTTCAAATGCCTCCCTAATAACTGCTGTTCTCAGATGATGACTCCTATGAGACAAGACCATGTACCACAGCTCAGTCTTCCACCCTGACAGTCTTCTTTAGTCACCTGGCAGGCTAGAAACTCTTCCCCTGTAAGCCTTCCAGCTTGTGTTCCCCACTAGCCACCTTTCCCTTGGAGTCCAGGACCAGCCCCCCAATTCCCAGCCTAAGCTTGCCCTCCACACCTGGTTTGAGCATGTTCAGTTTGTTGAGATTGATTTTCCAGGGTTTGCTGGTCACTGTGTCTTCATAGGGGGAGATGTCCAGCTCATATTCACCTAGAGACAAGGTGGGAAGCACCAGCATGCTGAGAGCTGGGGTAGGGTGGCAACAGGAAGGGCTGAAGTTGCTGGGTCAGACCTCAAAGCcctatggagaaaaggaaaaggcacAGCCTCTCCCAAACTAGCTGCCAGTTGTGCAGAGATGAGAGAAATGCAGGGCCATAAAGGTGTAGGTTGGGCTCCACAAATAAGTTGGTAAGAATAATAAAAGCTACCATTTGTTGAGCATATCATGTGCTAAGCACTATGGTATA carries:
- the GFRA3 gene encoding GDNF family receptor alpha-3, whose translation is MGRPQSPRSPPPAVPLLLLLLLLLPPLPLRAGEPLPTEGRLMNSCIQARRKCQADPTCNAAYHHLDSCTSSISTPLPSEEPSVLADCLEAAQQLRNSSLKGCTCHRRMKNQATCLNIYWTVHRAHNLGEYELDISPYEDTVTSKPWKINLNKLNMLKPDSDLCLKFTTLCTLNEKCERLRKAYGEACSGARCQRQACLRQLLTFFEKAAEPHAQGMLLCPCAPTDRGCGERRKNTIAPSCALPSVAPSCLELRSLCLSDPLCRSRLVDFQTHCHPMDILGTCATEQSRCLRAYLGLIGTVMTPNFVSNVNTSVALSCTCRGSGNLQEECEQLEGFFSRNPCLMEAIAAKMRFHSQLFSRDWADSTFAVMEHQNRNPALRPLPWLPSLFSCILTLILLLSFW